The proteins below are encoded in one region of Zootoca vivipara chromosome 10, rZooViv1.1, whole genome shotgun sequence:
- the LOC118091529 gene encoding interferon-induced protein with tetratricopeptide repeats 5-like, whose protein sequence is MRGYLQHLQGNYKEALDSLREAEGALKRDHPANFSRQALVTYGNYAWVYYRLVNYDMVDLYLGRIHDICRSLSSPEAYSAMIPEIHAQKGWSLLAGGFRNGDEAAECFRKALEAEESNEEFQAGLAISVYASWTPSCNAEQREEAQKLLEEVVARQPQNYEAKAYLAYVLRNVDMERALCLADNVAQESVNPEVLRIICKLLRPQFIPRTISILKKAIALDHGYYLLHYDLGLCYLKQLESPPGDVREEAVEAAIESFKRALEMKPTSIFTRLKLAKVYGERSPAYEEEIYLNLLEELPGASNRCQQSIYMNWGDFLLHKKGMKSQALEMYQAAARIPTDHSYERKQLEIRLKKLASMFREDGEMGQARAIYSFLEETGLQQDGWWQRGSWQKSGRAQQ, encoded by the coding sequence ATGAGGGGCTACCTCCAGCACCTGCAGGGGAACTACAAGGAGGCCCTTGACAGCCTCCGAGAAGCAGAGGGGGCTCTGAAGCGGGACCACCCTGCCAACTTCTCCCGCCAGGCCTTGGTGACCTACGGCAACTACGCCTGGGTCTACTACCGCTTGGTCAATTATGACATGGTGGACCTCTACCTGGGACGCATCCACGACATCTGCCGGTCCTTGTCCAGCCCAGAGGCTTACTCTGCAATGATCCCTGAAATCCACGCTCAGAAAGGCTGGTCCCTCCTGGCCGGAGGCTTCCGGAATGGGGATGAGGCCGCAGAATGCTTCCGGAAGGCGCTGGAGGCGGAAGAGTCCAATGAGGAGTTCCAGGCCGGACTGGCCATCTCCGTTTATGCCTCCTGGACTCCTTCTTGTAATGCTGAACAACGGGAAGAAgcccagaagttgctggaagaaGTTGTCGCTCGCCAGCCGCAGAACTACGAAGCCAAAGCTTATTTGGCTTACGTACTTAGGAACGTGGACATGGAAAGAGCGCTCTGCCTCGCGGACAATGTTGCCCAGGAGAGCGTGAACCCCGAAGTCCTTCGAATCATCTGCAAGCTGCTCAGGCCACAATTCATTCCCCGTACCATTTCCATTCTGAAGAAGGCCATCGCCCTAGATCACGGCTACTATCTCCTCCACTACGACCTTGGCCTGTGCTACCTGAAGCAGTTGGAGAGCCCTCCAGGCGATGTCAGAGAAGAAGCTGTCGAGGCTGCCATCGAGAGCTTCAAGCGCGCTCTGGAGATGAAACCTACCTCCATCTTCACCCGGCTGAAGCTGGCAAAGGTTTACGGCGAGAGGTCTCCGGCTTATGAGGAAGAGATCTACCTGAACCTGCTGGAGGAGCTCCCGGGAGCCAGCAATAGATGCCAGCAGTCGATCTACATGAACTGGGGGGATTTCCTCCTCCACAAGAAGGGGATGAAGAGTCAGGCCCTAGAGATGTACCAGGCGGCCGCCAGGATCCCCACAGACCATTCATATGAGAGGAAGCAGCTGGAAATTCGCCTGAAGAAGCTGGCGAGTATGTTCAGGGAAGACGGAGAAATGGGCCAGGCGAGAGCTATCTACAGCTTCCTTGAAGAAACGGGGCT